In Arthrobacter ramosus, one DNA window encodes the following:
- a CDS encoding PadR family transcriptional regulator, translating to MNGQLDLLLLGSLGAGEAHGYALIARIHERSGARLELQEGSVYPALHKLEAAGCVSSRWADDAGGRRRVYAITGAGHAELARMVEEWKGFSAAVQGVLGAAS from the coding sequence GTGAACGGACAGCTTGACCTTTTGCTGCTTGGCTCGCTCGGTGCGGGCGAGGCACACGGCTACGCGCTCATCGCGCGCATTCACGAGCGCAGCGGAGCGCGGCTCGAGCTTCAGGAGGGCTCGGTCTACCCCGCGTTGCACAAGCTCGAGGCGGCGGGGTGTGTCTCGAGTCGTTGGGCGGACGACGCCGGCGGCCGCCGAAGAGTCTATGCGATCACCGGCGCCGGGCACGCCGAGCTTGCCCGCATGGTGGAGGAATGGAAAGGCTTCTCGGCGGCGGTGCAGGGCGTTCTTGGGGCGGCGTCGTGA
- a CDS encoding ABC transporter ATP-binding protein, protein MPLSSDPAGVFAIETHGLSKHFGRHTAVDDLTMRVPAGAIAGFIGPNGAGKTTTIRLLLGLVRPDAGSATVLGHSLTQFERYLPRVGALVEAPAFYPGLSGRTNLEVLARLGGHPGSRVNELLEVVGLSDRARDRVGTYSLGMKQRLGVAMALLPDPELLILDEPANGLDPLGIIEIREMLRRLAGQGKTILLSSHLLGELEQLTDWLIMLNQGKALFCGPARDLLAQRVEVVVEAQDAVQLDLVARIAGEAGYAATREDHVLRIACSAGFAETLNRQAREAGAPDLTIRVREASLEQLFLALLKGDRS, encoded by the coding sequence ATGCCCCTCTCCTCTGATCCCGCAGGAGTCTTCGCCATTGAAACACATGGCCTGAGCAAGCACTTTGGCAGGCATACCGCCGTCGATGACCTGACCATGCGCGTGCCTGCGGGAGCCATCGCAGGTTTTATCGGTCCCAATGGGGCAGGCAAGACGACCACCATTCGCCTGCTCCTGGGGCTGGTGCGACCGGATGCGGGCAGCGCCACGGTTCTGGGCCACTCTCTCACCCAATTCGAGCGCTACCTGCCGCGCGTCGGGGCACTGGTCGAAGCGCCGGCGTTCTATCCGGGCCTTTCCGGGCGGACCAATCTGGAGGTGCTCGCCCGCCTTGGAGGCCATCCCGGTTCCCGCGTGAACGAACTGCTGGAGGTGGTGGGACTCTCCGATCGGGCGCGTGATCGGGTCGGAACGTATTCTCTAGGTATGAAGCAGCGCCTTGGGGTGGCGATGGCCCTGCTCCCCGATCCGGAGCTGCTCATTCTCGACGAGCCAGCCAATGGCCTTGATCCCCTCGGCATCATCGAGATACGCGAGATGCTGCGCCGTTTGGCCGGCCAAGGGAAAACCATCTTGCTCAGCAGCCACTTACTCGGTGAGTTGGAACAGCTCACCGACTGGCTGATCATGCTCAATCAGGGGAAAGCCCTGTTCTGCGGGCCGGCCCGGGACCTGCTGGCCCAACGCGTCGAGGTAGTGGTCGAAGCCCAGGACGCGGTCCAGCTGGATCTGGTGGCCCGGATCGCGGGCGAGGCCGGCTACGCGGCCACACGGGAGGACCACGTCTTGCGCATCGCCTGTTCTGCCGGTTTTGCCGAGACCTTGAACCGGCAGGCCAGGGAAGCCGGCGCGCCGGACCTGACCATCCGAGTAAGGGAAGCCAGCCTCGAGCAGCTGTTCCTGGCTTTGCTGAAAGGAGACCGCTCATGA
- a CDS encoding HNH endonuclease, with product MDGIQRTPAVQDLIAAVNSIRPASGTSRLTDGGVPAEGRLPDCALLIDQLRGLEDLKSAAAAAQARIAVAFDAAQRSADAAAGVPAEEQGRGVAAQVALARRESPARGSRLHGLAKALVTEMPHTLAALDTGRLNEWRATLLVKETACLSAEDRCAVDEELAADTGVFDGAGDKAIIAAARTAAYPRDPRSVTQRASHAATERHVSLRPAPDTMTYLTALLPVAQGVAVHAALSRHADALRSSGETRSRGQIMADTLVERTTGTPAGISGVEVQLVMTDRTLFQGDAEPARLPGYGIVPAAWARAMLAGNQDQTEAGQVGNEHGAPGQPGQCGDLKLWLRRLFTAPGTGELVGADSRARLFPAGLRRFIQARDDTCRTPYCDAPIRHFDHVVPWHDGGTTSLANGAGLCEACNHTKELPGWTARTSTARTSPGKRHVLDIRTPTGHTYRSTAPPLPGAGIQGTDPPDTAPPLSRHHRRRLRHQAKALKYAHLTELQAA from the coding sequence ATGGACGGCATTCAGAGAACCCCGGCAGTGCAGGATCTGATCGCTGCCGTGAACTCGATTCGGCCAGCGTCCGGCACTTCCCGGCTAACCGACGGCGGGGTACCGGCCGAGGGCAGACTGCCCGACTGTGCTTTGCTGATCGACCAGTTGCGTGGGCTGGAGGATCTGAAGTCCGCGGCCGCGGCCGCGCAAGCCCGGATCGCCGTCGCGTTCGATGCCGCCCAGCGCAGCGCCGACGCGGCGGCCGGTGTACCGGCCGAGGAGCAGGGACGCGGCGTCGCCGCACAGGTGGCTTTGGCCCGGCGGGAGTCCCCGGCCCGCGGGTCCCGGCTCCACGGACTCGCGAAGGCCCTCGTGACCGAAATGCCGCACACCCTCGCCGCCCTCGACACAGGACGGCTGAACGAATGGCGCGCGACCCTGCTGGTGAAGGAAACAGCCTGCCTGAGCGCCGAGGACCGCTGCGCCGTGGACGAGGAACTCGCCGCTGACACGGGAGTCTTCGACGGCGCCGGAGACAAAGCGATCATCGCCGCGGCCCGGACCGCGGCCTACCCGCGGGACCCCCGCTCCGTCACCCAGCGCGCCAGCCACGCCGCCACCGAACGGCACGTCAGCCTCCGCCCGGCACCGGACACCATGACCTACCTGACCGCCCTGCTTCCGGTCGCCCAGGGCGTGGCCGTGCACGCGGCCCTGTCCCGGCACGCCGACGCCCTCCGCTCCTCCGGAGAGACCCGCAGCCGGGGCCAGATCATGGCCGACACCCTCGTCGAACGCACCACCGGCACCCCCGCAGGCATCAGCGGCGTGGAAGTCCAGCTCGTCATGACCGACCGCACCCTGTTCCAGGGCGATGCCGAACCGGCACGCCTCCCCGGCTACGGCATCGTGCCCGCCGCCTGGGCAAGGGCAATGCTCGCCGGGAACCAAGACCAAACCGAAGCCGGCCAGGTCGGGAACGAGCACGGCGCGCCCGGCCAGCCCGGGCAGTGCGGAGATTTGAAGCTCTGGCTCCGTCGTCTCTTCACCGCTCCCGGGACCGGGGAGCTGGTCGGCGCCGATTCGAGGGCGCGGCTTTTCCCGGCAGGTTTGCGGCGCTTCATCCAGGCCCGCGACGACACCTGCCGAACACCCTACTGTGACGCACCGATCAGGCATTTCGACCATGTCGTTCCCTGGCATGACGGCGGCACCACGAGCCTGGCCAACGGGGCAGGGTTGTGCGAGGCCTGCAACCACACCAAAGAACTCCCCGGCTGGACAGCACGAACCAGCACGGCGAGAACAAGCCCCGGGAAGCGGCACGTCCTCGACATCCGCACCCCCACCGGCCATACCTACCGATCAACAGCCCCACCGCTACCAGGAGCCGGGATACAAGGCACGGACCCGCCCGATACCGCGCCGCCACTTTCCAGACACCACAGGCGGCGACTACGCCATCAAGCCAAGGCGTTGAAATACGCCCATCTCACCGAACTCCAGGCCGCTTGA
- a CDS encoding DUF2127 domain-containing protein, whose product MRTKPAGTTLLDRTFRVSLVLKGLDGVLELIGGVLLLVVTPQQIGDLVRFLTQHELAQDPHDFLANSLVHLSSNLSGSATLFGAIYLLLHGLVKIVLVWAVLKDKLWAYPWMIAFLLVFILYQGYRIAVAFSWGLVLLTAFDIFIVWITAREYRLHRARNQQPSATSRPAD is encoded by the coding sequence ATGAGAACGAAACCGGCTGGAACAACCCTGCTCGACCGGACATTTCGAGTGAGCCTCGTCCTGAAAGGCCTCGACGGTGTTCTAGAACTGATCGGCGGCGTGCTCCTTTTGGTGGTGACGCCCCAACAAATCGGAGATCTGGTCCGGTTCCTCACCCAGCACGAGCTCGCCCAGGATCCGCACGACTTCCTGGCGAACAGCTTGGTGCATCTGAGCTCCAACCTCTCAGGTTCGGCGACGCTGTTCGGCGCGATCTACCTACTCCTGCACGGCTTGGTGAAAATCGTCCTGGTCTGGGCCGTCCTGAAGGACAAGCTCTGGGCCTACCCGTGGATGATCGCGTTCCTGCTTGTCTTCATCCTTTACCAGGGCTACCGGATCGCCGTCGCCTTCTCCTGGGGCCTTGTCCTCCTGACAGCCTTCGACATCTTCATCGTCTGGATCACCGCCCGCGAATACCGGCTCCACCGGGCACGAAATCAACAGCCCTCCGCCACATCCCGGCCGGCCGACTAA
- a CDS encoding permease prefix domain 1-containing protein translates to MERLLGGGAGRSWGGVVNAGSGAGAEEGPIDAYLDELFVAARDGDPAAARRLLAETEAHLRECAARLRGQGLDPEDAEREAVRRFGPVGTVTPVLRPALRDVARLPLRAFLRPLVGLAAVGAIAVGVSGAISELFGRIWGAGFVAGDLPGVAYTAARCAVLQAPYAGLDCAQAAAEHHWGEVVEYRVVFGVLGLVLLLVWRLLPREARLPVGLAPSLAAAAFLLAAAATGVQALNAAVQGWQGTGAWLSAVVVALPLAVVFAVAALRRMRMKPTGS, encoded by the coding sequence ATGGAAAGGCTTCTCGGCGGCGGTGCAGGGCGTTCTTGGGGCGGCGTCGTGAACGCGGGGAGCGGCGCCGGGGCCGAAGAGGGGCCCATCGATGCATACCTCGACGAACTCTTCGTGGCCGCCCGTGACGGCGATCCCGCTGCCGCGCGCAGGCTCCTCGCTGAGACCGAGGCGCATCTGCGCGAATGCGCCGCCCGGCTTCGCGGGCAGGGCCTGGACCCGGAGGACGCCGAGCGCGAGGCCGTCCGTCGCTTCGGACCGGTCGGCACCGTGACGCCGGTCCTGCGCCCGGCCCTTCGAGACGTCGCCCGGCTGCCGTTGCGCGCGTTCTTGCGCCCCTTGGTCGGTCTTGCGGCTGTTGGCGCGATCGCCGTCGGCGTGAGCGGCGCCATATCGGAGCTGTTCGGCCGGATCTGGGGCGCGGGCTTCGTGGCCGGCGATCTCCCTGGCGTCGCCTACACGGCCGCCAGGTGCGCGGTCCTTCAGGCACCTTATGCTGGCCTCGACTGTGCCCAGGCCGCCGCCGAGCACCACTGGGGCGAGGTCGTCGAATACCGTGTGGTCTTTGGTGTGCTGGGCCTTGTCCTTCTGCTCGTGTGGCGGCTCCTGCCTCGTGAAGCCCGGCTTCCGGTGGGGCTCGCGCCGTCGCTCGCAGCCGCGGCTTTCCTGCTCGCCGCCGCGGCGACCGGCGTCCAGGCGCTCAACGCCGCCGTCCAAGGCTGGCAGGGCACGGGGGCATGGCTGAGCGCCGTCGTCGTAGCCTTGCCGCTCGCCGTCGTGTTCGCGGTAGCCGCCCTGCGCAGGATGCGGATGAAGCCCACGGGTTCATAA
- a CDS encoding ABC transporter permease, with translation MISVIRAFRSELLKFRRWSVLAVAGAMLVVSTFIAYLTFHQIASGATGREMTGLIAAFPTPQGLVSIIGQARSVIIAIALVMVTANLAAEWSQGTLRNLLVCEPRRLRWLAGKMLALILFVLLAMLLTLLISGTFILVVAEGQGIRTDAWTSSEGLQVFLAFLGNEVLCLIGVSALGMVIAMLTRSVAAAVGIALAYILVVEGIIAVVLPQVSQWFPGRVFNTIVGTTVPLVGPTPLQGYPAALGAALLWIVCFVVVTAVVFPRQDVKA, from the coding sequence ATGATTTCCGTGATCCGTGCGTTTCGCAGCGAATTGCTCAAGTTCCGGCGCTGGAGTGTTTTGGCGGTCGCGGGGGCGATGCTGGTGGTGAGCACCTTTATCGCTTATTTGACGTTCCACCAGATCGCATCCGGAGCCACCGGCCGTGAGATGACCGGCCTGATTGCCGCGTTCCCCACACCTCAGGGATTGGTCTCGATCATTGGCCAAGCCCGCTCCGTGATCATTGCCATCGCGCTGGTGATGGTGACGGCCAATCTCGCCGCGGAATGGTCGCAAGGGACGCTGCGCAACCTGTTGGTCTGTGAGCCGCGCCGCCTGCGGTGGTTGGCGGGCAAAATGCTTGCGCTGATACTTTTTGTGCTGCTCGCGATGCTGCTCACCCTGCTCATCAGCGGCACATTCATCCTTGTTGTTGCCGAAGGACAGGGGATTCGGACGGATGCCTGGACGTCTTCGGAGGGGCTGCAGGTCTTCCTGGCGTTCTTGGGCAATGAGGTGCTTTGCCTCATCGGGGTGAGCGCCCTGGGCATGGTCATCGCCATGCTCACCCGTTCGGTCGCGGCCGCCGTCGGGATCGCACTGGCCTACATCCTGGTGGTCGAAGGCATCATCGCGGTGGTTTTGCCGCAGGTCAGCCAGTGGTTCCCGGGCCGGGTGTTCAACACCATCGTGGGGACCACCGTGCCCCTCGTAGGTCCGACGCCTCTCCAAGGTTATCCGGCGGCCCTGGGAGCAGCGCTCCTGTGGATTGTCTGCTTCGTCGTGGTGACCGCCGTCGTCTTCCCACGCCAGGACGTCAAAGCGTGA
- a CDS encoding cation diffusion facilitator family transporter, whose amino-acid sequence MTRTRRLSVVLILNLALVAGLLVVGISANSLGVLAEGADYLADAAAIGVSLLAVRVSKLAPTPQRPQGYPMATTWAAGVNAGWLLVLSVAILVGAAGRLLTGTSEVHGLPVLIVSGIAAVVMFVGALILGDDDDNKAGGDLNMRAVLLDTAGDAAAAAGVAVAGAAIYVTQGLYWLDPVVAAIIAVVVGYHAVRLLIEIFQTLRVHRRSTSRP is encoded by the coding sequence GTGACTCGTACTCGTCGGCTGAGCGTCGTCCTGATTCTGAACCTGGCACTGGTGGCCGGGTTGCTTGTTGTGGGAATCTCGGCGAACTCGCTTGGCGTGCTCGCAGAAGGCGCTGACTACCTGGCCGATGCTGCCGCCATCGGGGTGTCCTTGTTGGCTGTCCGGGTGTCCAAGCTGGCGCCGACCCCTCAGCGTCCGCAGGGATATCCCATGGCCACCACGTGGGCCGCAGGGGTCAACGCCGGCTGGCTGCTCGTCTTGAGCGTCGCAATTCTGGTGGGCGCGGCCGGACGACTCCTCACAGGGACTAGTGAGGTTCACGGGCTGCCGGTCCTCATCGTCAGCGGGATTGCGGCCGTGGTGATGTTCGTGGGCGCCCTTATCCTCGGCGATGACGACGACAACAAAGCCGGCGGCGACCTGAACATGCGCGCCGTCCTGCTTGATACCGCCGGCGATGCCGCGGCTGCGGCCGGGGTCGCAGTGGCCGGTGCCGCTATCTACGTGACGCAGGGCCTTTACTGGCTCGATCCAGTCGTCGCGGCCATCATTGCCGTTGTGGTGGGATATCACGCGGTCCGCTTGCTCATCGAGATCTTCCAGACCCTGCGGGTACATCGACGCAGCACCTCGCGGCCGTGA